A DNA window from Moorella thermoacetica contains the following coding sequences:
- a CDS encoding metal ABC transporter ATP-binding protein has product MEPIVLEHVSLHHRGQAIIDKVSLRIAKGEFVGLIGPNGAGKTTMLRLILGLLPPTGGRVQLLGADPWRQPAVRTRAGYLPQRPAFEDRFPLTAADAIWLALPRRPFSWRPARREKELIAGALELVNLAGYGESPLRALSGGQLQRVYLARALVNRPEVLILDEPTSALDFAAQRHFYRLLADLRRQLGLTILVVSHDLLALAAVADRFILLDKTVLASGNPRRVLSFKGLNREELFPMREVAR; this is encoded by the coding sequence ATGGAACCTATCGTCCTGGAACATGTAAGCCTGCACCACCGCGGGCAGGCCATCATTGACAAGGTTAGTTTGAGGATCGCCAAAGGCGAGTTTGTCGGGCTTATCGGGCCCAATGGTGCCGGCAAGACCACCATGCTCCGCCTTATCCTGGGCCTGCTGCCCCCTACTGGCGGCCGGGTCCAGCTCCTGGGAGCCGATCCCTGGCGGCAACCGGCCGTTCGTACCCGGGCAGGCTACCTGCCCCAGCGGCCAGCCTTTGAGGACCGTTTTCCCTTGACTGCCGCCGACGCCATCTGGCTGGCCCTGCCCCGCCGGCCCTTTAGCTGGCGCCCCGCTAGGCGGGAAAAGGAACTGATTGCCGGCGCCCTGGAGCTGGTAAACCTGGCCGGTTACGGGGAATCACCCCTCCGGGCCCTGTCCGGCGGCCAGTTGCAGCGAGTATACCTCGCCCGGGCCCTGGTAAACCGGCCGGAAGTCCTGATCCTGGATGAACCTACCAGCGCCCTGGATTTCGCTGCCCAGCGCCATTTCTACCGGCTCCTGGCCGACCTGCGGCGCCAGCTCGGCCTGACCATCCTGGTAGTATCCCATGACCTCCTGGCCCTGGCGGCCGTTGCCGACCGCTTTATTCTACTCGATAAAACCGTCCTGGCCAGCGGTAACCCCCGGCGGGTGCTATCCTTCAAAGGGTTAAACCGGGAGGAGCTTTTCCCCATGCGGGAGGTGGCCCGCTGA
- a CDS encoding Fur family transcriptional regulator, whose product MEGESILKTIKRAGYKATPQRRALVNLLLAAGKPLTVAEICQVLQREFPDISSDTVYRNLRLLVDLGLAAQIRAGTAYNDCFEILTEHHYHLVCLGCGAITCLPDCPVSDWQPPAEKLGNFQVTGHSFEIHGFCGRCRQRGLNKGGYHDAS is encoded by the coding sequence TTGGAGGGTGAATCTATCCTTAAAACCATAAAGAGGGCCGGCTATAAGGCGACTCCCCAGCGCCGGGCCCTGGTCAACCTTCTTCTGGCAGCGGGCAAACCCTTAACAGTGGCCGAGATCTGCCAGGTCCTCCAGCGAGAGTTCCCGGATATCAGCAGTGACACCGTCTACCGCAACCTGAGGCTCCTGGTGGACCTGGGACTGGCGGCCCAGATCCGCGCCGGTACCGCCTATAACGATTGTTTTGAGATCCTGACGGAACATCACTACCACCTTGTTTGCCTGGGGTGTGGTGCTATTACCTGCCTGCCGGACTGTCCTGTAAGCGATTGGCAACCGCCGGCCGAAAAATTGGGCAACTTCCAGGTTACAGGTCATTCCTTTGAAATTCACGGTTTCTGCGGCCGCTGCCGGCAGCGGGGCTTAAACAAAGGAGGATATCACGATGCCAGTTAG
- a CDS encoding molybdopterin-binding protein has product MLRKVRVEESVGCVLAHDHTKIVPGQFKGRRFKKGHIIQPEDVAELLQMGKEHIYVLNLGPDEVHEDEAALRLARAAAGDGDHGLDFSEPQEGKVNLESTRNGLLKINLEALKQVNSVADIMLATLHNNYPVTAGQVVAGTRLIPLVAPRSVIERVEAICREAGGILRVAPYRRLQVGLITTGSEVYKGRIKDAFGPVVRAKIASYGSEVALEKVVPDDAAAIHDAIEEMLAAGMQMVVLTGGMSVDPDDVTPDGIRRSGAEVVTYGAPVLPGAMFMLAYRGDVPIMGLPGCVMYYRATVFDLVLPRILVGERLERHDIAGLAAGGLCQNCPECRYPACSFGKA; this is encoded by the coding sequence ATGCTCAGGAAGGTGAGGGTGGAAGAGAGCGTCGGCTGTGTCCTGGCCCATGATCACACCAAAATCGTCCCCGGGCAGTTTAAGGGGCGGCGCTTTAAGAAAGGACATATTATTCAACCTGAAGACGTGGCCGAATTACTGCAGATGGGTAAAGAACATATTTACGTCCTGAACCTGGGGCCGGACGAAGTACACGAGGATGAAGCAGCCCTGCGGCTGGCCCGGGCGGCCGCAGGTGACGGGGACCATGGTCTGGACTTCAGTGAACCCCAAGAGGGCAAGGTCAACCTGGAGAGTACCAGGAACGGCCTGCTGAAAATAAACCTGGAAGCCTTAAAGCAGGTTAACAGCGTGGCCGATATCATGCTGGCGACCCTTCATAACAACTACCCCGTTACTGCCGGCCAGGTGGTGGCCGGTACCAGGTTAATCCCCCTGGTAGCACCCCGGTCGGTAATCGAGAGGGTGGAGGCCATCTGCCGGGAAGCAGGGGGTATTCTCCGGGTGGCGCCCTACCGGCGTTTGCAGGTTGGTCTTATTACCACCGGGAGTGAGGTCTATAAGGGCCGGATTAAGGATGCTTTCGGCCCCGTTGTCCGGGCCAAAATAGCCAGTTACGGCTCCGAGGTCGCCCTGGAAAAGGTTGTTCCTGATGACGCCGCGGCTATCCACGACGCTATTGAGGAAATGCTGGCGGCGGGAATGCAGATGGTGGTTCTTACTGGCGGGATGTCAGTAGACCCGGATGATGTAACCCCTGATGGGATCCGCCGGAGCGGGGCCGAGGTGGTCACCTACGGGGCACCGGTGCTGCCCGGGGCCATGTTCATGCTGGCTTACCGGGGCGATGTACCCATCATGGGCCTTCCTGGGTGTGTCATGTACTACCGGGCTACGGTTTTTGATCTGGTACTGCCCCGGATTCTGGTGGGCGAGAGGTTGGAACGGCATGATATAGCCGGGCTGGCGGCCGGGGGCCTCTGCCAGAACTGCCCCGAGTGCCGCTACCCGGCCTGTTCCTTTGGTAAAGCGTGA
- a CDS encoding metal ABC transporter substrate-binding protein: protein MPVRRYFLVALLALALLVAGCNTKPSSPAAGTGAKIKVAATIMPLADMVSQIGGNRVQVLTLLPPGSSPHTFEITAPQMKDLAGATLLVQVGGGLDEWAGKFAAAAGPGLQIINLGQGLVAPGANPHIWLDPVLVRDQLAPKVAGALVALDPEHKDYFETNLKKWQQQLTALDREIQAGLAPFAGYAFIEFHPAWFYFARRYHLQELASVEEKPGQEPSAAELANIVQTARSKGKPPVFIEPQFNPQAARTLAAEYGGRVLTLDPLGGGPGAPTTYIDLMRRNLETMIEAFR from the coding sequence ATGCCAGTTAGAAGGTATTTCCTGGTTGCTCTTTTAGCCCTGGCCTTGCTGGTGGCCGGTTGTAACACCAAGCCGTCGTCCCCGGCAGCCGGCACGGGGGCCAAAATTAAGGTGGCCGCTACCATCATGCCCCTGGCCGATATGGTGAGCCAGATAGGGGGCAACCGGGTGCAGGTTCTTACCCTCCTCCCTCCCGGCAGCAGCCCCCACACTTTTGAGATTACCGCGCCCCAGATGAAGGATCTGGCCGGGGCAACCCTGCTGGTCCAGGTCGGGGGGGGTCTTGATGAGTGGGCGGGAAAGTTTGCCGCAGCCGCCGGGCCCGGACTCCAGATTATTAATCTGGGCCAGGGCCTGGTCGCACCCGGAGCCAACCCCCATATCTGGCTGGACCCGGTCCTGGTACGGGATCAGTTGGCTCCCAAGGTTGCCGGGGCCCTGGTGGCCCTGGACCCGGAACATAAGGATTACTTCGAAACCAACCTTAAAAAATGGCAGCAGCAGTTGACCGCCCTGGACAGGGAAATCCAGGCCGGCCTGGCACCCTTCGCAGGGTACGCCTTTATCGAATTCCATCCCGCCTGGTTTTACTTCGCCCGGCGCTATCACCTCCAGGAACTGGCCAGCGTCGAGGAAAAACCGGGTCAGGAACCCTCAGCAGCCGAGCTGGCAAATATAGTTCAGACAGCCCGTAGCAAGGGTAAACCGCCGGTTTTCATTGAACCCCAGTTCAATCCCCAGGCTGCCAGGACCCTGGCCGCCGAATACGGGGGCCGGGTTCTCACCCTGGACCCTCTGGGCGGCGGCCCCGGCGCCCCGACTACCTATATCGATCTTATGCGTCGCAACCTGGAAACCATGATCGAGGCTTTCAGATAA